A single window of Pseudoduganella plicata DNA harbors:
- a CDS encoding TonB-dependent receptor plug domain-containing protein, protein MREKIISHSVRLICVGGAVLSLGATAQTTEAPMQTVQVTGSRIASPGAESPSPLQVLTSADIAASGATNLQELLMKNPTLGTPSVSRTNSNFSTSSAGVSTVDLRNLGTNRTLVLLNGRRFVAGIPGETAVDLNVIPTDFIERVELLTGGASATYGSDAVAGVVNIITKRNFTGLVLDVQGGQSTKHDDTKKKFTATWGTSNADATNNIMVHFGYSKQGAVYSKDRAASAIDQTSAFDETDLFRVTKPFYSSFAPQGRFFQADGSSFTYDRNGNIIPWNTNGTNGATPTGFNRSDFRSIAVPTDRYLLATTGTLALNDKHSVFFEGNYASTRVTTKLEPFGLGSEEIYEANGGQVPAEMLVGGVLRRNPYVPDRLYNNIEDTDGDGLRDYYFTRRMSEVGTRGSKANRDTFRLATGVKGTFNLLREWNYETYVAYGQTKESQSGNGQVNVLNFRNALEAYQDVNDVNNNNNRNEIICADATARAQGCVPINVFGFGTISPEALRYVNAPSSLNTAVTQKLAGGSINGEVFDLPAGAIGVAAGFEWRGEESSSEADALTQSGLNAGNALPPTFGKFNVKELFAEVRVPVLKDKPFVKELNFSAAARRGKYSTVGYTSSWNVGGEWSPIADVRIRATRALSTRAPNINELYQPAQQTFPADIVDPCEGITATGGGARGDACRAAPGVMANIMANGAFTLTQADQQGISGYDRGNPNLREEKGRSTTVGVVWTPRSIAPLKNFTFTADYFDIKIADTLVFMPRQYALENCYGGDGTLCNVITRRPEQMGANNAGSLEYIDSLVNNTGSTATEGVDLTASWVGAVGPGRLNARLAWTWLREGYDTPTPGAERDYWAGEIQQSPKNKASINLAYKWGPLGISGTTTHIGKAYLDDQFLAQFDLPRNSVGVGSRTYQDFQVTYEFRKKWEFYLGLDNAFNTKAPPIVTGLPGNTTGAETEAGAYDPIGRRYYLGLRATL, encoded by the coding sequence ATGAGAGAGAAAATTATTTCGCACTCGGTGCGACTGATCTGCGTGGGCGGTGCCGTGTTGAGCCTGGGGGCGACGGCCCAGACGACGGAAGCGCCGATGCAGACGGTGCAGGTGACGGGTTCGCGCATCGCGTCGCCGGGGGCGGAATCGCCGTCGCCACTGCAGGTGCTGACGTCGGCCGATATCGCCGCGTCCGGTGCAACGAACCTGCAGGAACTGCTGATGAAGAACCCGACGCTGGGCACGCCCAGCGTCAGCCGGACCAATTCGAACTTCTCCACTTCCAGCGCCGGGGTCTCCACGGTCGACCTGCGCAATCTCGGCACCAACCGCACGCTGGTGCTGCTGAACGGCCGCCGCTTTGTCGCCGGCATCCCGGGCGAGACGGCCGTCGACCTGAACGTCATCCCGACCGACTTCATCGAACGGGTCGAGCTGCTGACGGGCGGCGCCTCGGCAACTTACGGCTCGGACGCCGTGGCCGGTGTCGTCAACATCATCACCAAGCGCAACTTCACGGGCCTGGTCCTCGACGTGCAGGGCGGCCAGAGCACGAAGCACGACGACACGAAAAAGAAATTCACCGCCACCTGGGGCACCTCCAACGCCGATGCCACCAACAACATCATGGTGCACTTCGGCTACTCCAAGCAGGGCGCCGTGTACTCGAAGGACCGTGCCGCCTCGGCCATCGACCAGACTTCCGCCTTCGACGAAACCGACCTGTTCAGGGTCACGAAGCCGTTCTATTCCAGCTTTGCGCCGCAGGGCCGCTTCTTCCAGGCCGACGGCAGCAGCTTTACCTATGACCGCAACGGCAACATCATCCCGTGGAACACCAACGGCACCAACGGCGCCACGCCGACGGGGTTCAACCGCTCGGACTTCCGGTCGATCGCCGTGCCGACCGACCGGTACCTGCTGGCCACGACGGGCACGCTGGCCCTGAACGACAAGCACTCCGTATTCTTCGAGGGTAACTACGCCTCCACCCGCGTGACGACGAAACTGGAGCCGTTCGGCCTCGGTTCGGAAGAGATCTACGAAGCCAACGGCGGCCAGGTGCCTGCCGAGATGCTGGTGGGCGGAGTGCTGCGCCGCAATCCTTACGTGCCGGACCGCCTGTACAACAATATCGAGGACACGGACGGGGACGGGCTGCGCGACTACTACTTCACGCGCCGCATGTCCGAGGTCGGCACGCGCGGCAGCAAGGCCAACCGCGATACGTTCCGCCTGGCAACCGGCGTGAAAGGCACGTTCAACCTGCTGCGTGAGTGGAACTACGAAACGTACGTGGCCTATGGCCAGACAAAGGAATCGCAAAGCGGCAACGGCCAGGTCAACGTGCTGAACTTCCGCAACGCACTGGAAGCCTATCAGGACGTCAACGACGTCAACAACAATAACAACCGCAACGAGATCATCTGCGCCGATGCCACGGCGCGCGCCCAAGGTTGCGTGCCGATCAATGTGTTCGGCTTCGGCACCATCTCGCCGGAAGCGCTGAGATACGTCAACGCCCCAAGCAGCCTGAACACAGCTGTCACGCAGAAGCTGGCGGGTGGCTCCATCAACGGCGAGGTATTCGACCTGCCAGCCGGCGCAATAGGCGTCGCGGCCGGCTTCGAATGGCGCGGCGAGGAATCGTCCAGCGAAGCCGATGCGCTGACGCAGTCCGGGTTGAATGCCGGCAATGCGTTGCCGCCAACGTTCGGCAAGTTCAATGTCAAGGAACTGTTTGCCGAGGTGCGCGTGCCGGTCCTGAAGGACAAGCCCTTCGTCAAGGAGCTGAACTTCAGCGCCGCCGCCCGTCGCGGCAAGTATTCGACGGTCGGCTACACGAGCAGCTGGAACGTGGGCGGCGAATGGTCGCCGATCGCCGATGTGCGCATTCGTGCGACGCGTGCGCTGTCGACCCGCGCGCCGAACATCAATGAGCTGTACCAGCCGGCGCAGCAAACCTTCCCGGCCGACATCGTCGACCCGTGCGAAGGCATCACGGCCACCGGCGGCGGCGCGCGCGGCGACGCCTGCCGCGCGGCACCGGGCGTGATGGCCAACATCATGGCCAACGGCGCATTCACGCTGACGCAGGCCGACCAGCAGGGCATCAGCGGCTACGACCGCGGCAACCCGAACCTGCGCGAAGAGAAAGGCCGGTCGACGACCGTCGGCGTCGTCTGGACGCCCCGCTCGATCGCCCCGCTGAAGAACTTCACGTTCACTGCCGACTACTTCGACATCAAGATCGCCGACACGCTGGTCTTCATGCCGCGTCAATATGCGCTGGAAAACTGCTACGGTGGCGACGGCACGCTGTGCAACGTCATCACCCGCCGGCCGGAGCAGATGGGCGCGAACAACGCCGGCTCGCTGGAGTATATCGACTCGCTGGTCAACAACACCGGCAGCACCGCGACCGAAGGCGTCGACCTGACGGCGTCGTGGGTCGGCGCTGTCGGCCCTGGCCGCCTGAACGCCCGCCTGGCATGGACGTGGCTGCGTGAAGGCTACGACACGCCGACGCCGGGCGCGGAGCGCGATTACTGGGCTGGCGAAATCCAGCAAAGCCCGAAAAACAAGGCCTCCATCAACCTCGCTTACAAATGGGGCCCGCTGGGCATCTCCGGCACCACCACGCACATCGGCAAGGCATACCTGGACGACCAGTTCCTGGCGCAGTTCGACCTGCCGCGCAATTCGGTGGGCGTGGGTTCGCGCACGTACCAGGACTTCCAGGTCACGTACGAATTCCGCAAGAAGTGGGAGTTCTACCTCGGTCTGGACAACGCGTTCAACACGAAAGCGCCACCGATCGTCACGGGGCTGCCGGGCAACACGACGGGAGCCGAGACGGAGGCCGGCGCCTACGATCCGATCGGCCGGCGCTACTATCTGGGCCTGCGCGCAACGTTGTAA
- the glnE gene encoding bifunctional [glutamate--ammonia ligase]-adenylyl-L-tyrosine phosphorylase/[glutamate--ammonia-ligase] adenylyltransferase: MSATLPAPSSALDSRFYQRWLAAEPDRQAKIDALIPLSLATVDLDMLLAQERRNGDGPALPLARGMRRLRNLLIAGLIRRDLEGRADLDEVVTAATRLADFAIRTHLAELDAEMRAAHGVPTGHESRQEQELIVLAMGKQGGFELNVSSDIDLIFVYPEDGDTVPTAPGQRVLSNHEYFIRLGKKLIAAIAEITEDGFTFRVDMALRPNGGSGPLAVSLGMVEQYLIVQGREWERYAWVKARAVTGRPEDIAALDAIVRPFCFRRYLDFSVIEAIRTMHVQIRAEVKRQERLHPDRSHNVKLGRGGIREIEFLAQVFQLIRGGRDPSLRDRSTRATLRQLPDKSLMAPDVVARLLESYTFLRNLEHRLQYLDDAQTHTLPPHEADRETVARMMGLPDAAALLAQLDTHRRFVAEQFDAMFADKSDEVDPDTWNDCADPDNRAAMEARFAALGYDDPAAAARRLIALWEAPRLGSMPEASRQRLVTVVNAALPLIASAAEQDGVHRQMATLGRLLDFLEAIARRSAYLSLLIEYPHTLARVIGMMHASAWTATFLTQHPILLDELLDDRILHTVFDSVALAQDLDRQLAVAADDTERQLDILREVHHAQLFHLLAQDLAGDLTVEKLADYLSALADVIVAAVVKWAWRTVAKRHREVPRFAVIAYGKLGGKELNYISDLDVIFLFDDDDQEAPGLYAKLAQRFITWMTSHTSAGILFDIDTALRPDGASGMLVSSVQAFDRYQQNSAWVWEHQALTRARFCAGDAAVGQQFEDIRSVVLRAPRVTGEQLKNEVLAMRRKMHDAYPSRHDSFDLKQDAGGMIDVEFIVQYLVLQYSGQYPQLTANAGNIALLRISGELGLIDATLAAQVADGYRAMRKLQHQLRLQGEPSRVLPARVAQHAQNAARLWQQIFG, from the coding sequence ATGTCCGCCACCCTGCCCGCCCCTTCCAGTGCCCTTGATTCCCGTTTCTATCAACGCTGGCTGGCCGCCGAGCCGGACCGGCAGGCCAAGATCGACGCCTTGATTCCATTATCGCTTGCGACGGTCGACCTCGACATGCTGCTGGCGCAGGAACGCCGCAATGGCGACGGTCCGGCGCTGCCGCTGGCGCGCGGCATGCGGCGCCTGCGCAACCTGCTGATCGCCGGCCTGATCCGACGTGACCTGGAAGGACGGGCGGATCTGGATGAGGTCGTCACGGCTGCCACCCGGCTGGCCGACTTTGCCATCCGCACCCACCTGGCCGAGCTCGATGCGGAAATGCGCGCGGCGCACGGCGTGCCGACGGGTCACGAGTCGCGCCAGGAACAGGAACTGATCGTGCTGGCGATGGGCAAGCAGGGCGGCTTCGAACTGAACGTGTCGTCCGACATCGACCTGATCTTCGTCTACCCGGAGGACGGCGACACGGTGCCGACGGCGCCCGGCCAGCGCGTGCTGTCGAACCACGAATACTTCATCCGGCTGGGCAAGAAGCTCATCGCGGCCATCGCCGAGATCACGGAGGACGGCTTCACGTTCCGCGTCGACATGGCGCTGCGTCCGAATGGCGGCTCGGGCCCGCTGGCCGTCAGCCTGGGCATGGTGGAGCAGTACCTGATCGTGCAGGGCCGCGAATGGGAACGCTATGCATGGGTGAAAGCGCGCGCCGTCACGGGGCGTCCGGAAGACATTGCCGCGCTGGACGCCATCGTGCGGCCGTTCTGCTTCCGCCGCTACCTGGACTTCAGCGTCATCGAAGCCATCCGTACCATGCACGTGCAGATCCGTGCCGAGGTCAAGCGCCAGGAGCGGCTGCATCCGGACCGCAGCCATAACGTCAAACTGGGCCGCGGCGGCATTCGCGAGATCGAGTTCCTGGCACAGGTGTTCCAGCTGATCCGCGGCGGGCGCGATCCCAGCCTGCGCGACCGCTCCACCCGCGCCACGTTGCGCCAGCTGCCGGACAAGAGCCTGATGGCGCCGGACGTCGTCGCACGCCTGCTGGAGTCGTACACCTTCCTGCGCAACCTTGAACACCGCCTGCAGTACCTGGACGACGCGCAGACGCATACATTGCCGCCGCATGAGGCCGACCGGGAGACGGTGGCGCGCATGATGGGCCTGCCGGACGCGGCGGCGCTGCTGGCACAGCTGGACACGCACCGACGCTTCGTTGCGGAGCAGTTCGACGCCATGTTTGCCGACAAGAGCGACGAAGTCGATCCCGACACGTGGAACGACTGCGCCGACCCGGACAACCGCGCAGCAATGGAAGCGCGCTTTGCCGCGCTGGGCTACGACGATCCGGCGGCCGCCGCGCGCCGCCTGATCGCGCTATGGGAAGCACCGCGGCTGGGGTCGATGCCGGAAGCAAGCCGCCAGCGCCTCGTCACCGTCGTCAACGCCGCCCTGCCCCTGATCGCCAGTGCTGCCGAACAGGACGGCGTGCACCGCCAGATGGCCACGCTGGGCCGGCTGCTCGATTTCCTCGAGGCGATCGCGCGCCGCTCGGCCTATTTGTCGCTGTTGATCGAATATCCGCACACGCTGGCACGCGTTATCGGCATGATGCATGCAAGCGCCTGGACCGCGACGTTCCTCACGCAACACCCGATCCTGCTGGACGAGCTGCTGGACGACCGTATCCTGCACACGGTCTTCGACTCCGTCGCGCTGGCGCAGGATCTGGACCGCCAGCTGGCCGTGGCCGCGGACGATACGGAGCGCCAGCTCGACATCCTGCGCGAGGTCCATCACGCCCAGCTGTTCCACCTGCTGGCGCAGGATCTGGCCGGCGACCTGACCGTGGAGAAGCTGGCCGATTACCTGTCCGCGCTGGCGGACGTGATCGTCGCGGCCGTCGTCAAGTGGGCATGGCGCACGGTGGCAAAGCGCCACCGCGAGGTGCCGCGCTTCGCCGTCATCGCCTACGGCAAGCTGGGCGGCAAGGAGCTGAACTACATCTCCGACCTGGACGTCATCTTCCTGTTCGACGACGACGACCAGGAAGCGCCCGGCCTGTACGCCAAGCTGGCGCAGCGTTTCATCACGTGGATGACGTCGCACACGTCTGCCGGGATCCTGTTCGATATCGACACTGCGCTGCGGCCCGATGGCGCCAGCGGCATGCTGGTCTCGTCCGTACAGGCGTTCGACCGTTATCAGCAGAACTCGGCATGGGTGTGGGAGCACCAGGCGCTGACGCGGGCGCGTTTCTGCGCCGGCGACGCGGCCGTGGGCCAGCAGTTCGAGGACATTCGCAGCGTGGTCCTGCGTGCGCCGCGCGTCACGGGCGAGCAGCTGAAAAACGAAGTGCTGGCAATGCGCCGCAAGATGCACGATGCCTACCCGAGCCGGCACGACAGTTTCGACCTGAAGCAGGATGCCGGCGGCATGATCGATGTCGAGTTCATCGTGCAGTACCTCGTGCTGCAGTATTCAGGACAATACCCGCAGTTGACGGCAAATGCAGGCAATATCGCGCTGCTGCGCATCAGCGGCGAGCTCGGCCTGATTGACGCGACGCTGGCCGCCCAGGTGGCGGACGGCTACCGCGCCATGCGCAAGCTGCAGCACCAGCTGCGGCTGCAGGGCGAACCGTCGCGCGTGCTGCCGGCAAGGGTGGCGCAACATGCGCAAAACGCAGCCAGGCTGTGGCAACAGATCTTCGGCTGA
- a CDS encoding YhdP family protein, producing MTEKSAEDKFASPGLPPPVDEPPIVARWHRLQAFYRLCNVASHHVLGFTLKLALLLYFVFAVVVLVLRYAVLPQIDNYKPDIERLASRAVGNPVTIDRIYASWSGLHPSLFLGDVVLRDRDGRQALRLPSVSATLSWWSLVTMDVRFDSIELIRPNLDVSRTADGRLFVAGIFVDLNKKDDGKGSEWVLGQREIIIREGRLEWRDAQRGTPPLVLQNMNLILRNQWRRHQFAIHAVPASGARDTLDLRADFSHPAFAKRVSDVRQWKGTVYAAVRGDDLAAWQPYNPYGDAAPARLQSGRGTVRAWLDIDHAHLYGVTADVDLDNLRAALGSDLPALDVASMRGRVAYSEDKPGRGKRAAAAALPFSARGHRASITGLTVRTRDGVVLAPTTLAERYVPASGRAPASTEVTARTLDLGIVAELATRLPLAPAQRSLLAELAPRGRVSNLDARWLGPAAAPQAWRVRAELHDLGMNPLAARAATPAMGKIPAVPGFDHLTGSVDAAQDHGSVRLDAPGLVLNMPAWFAEPAMAFQQLQLKASWKHDDQGTNLAVDSFDFAQDGLTGNLKGTHRLAGTGPGIADFKGTLDGFTLNRIGRYLPIATPERLHHWLTGALEGGTATEATVRLRGDLAHFPFADNTPDRDKGEFRVAGKLADAKLNYEPGVFAKDGVAPLWPQAEQIRGTFVFDRASMEIKADTARTGNVNLTKVRAYIADLIHHDSILEIDGFGAGAMQDYLRYVANSPVLEWIGHFTDQTTATGNARLALKLQLPLARLRESKVQGSLQLQGNDVVLWHDMPPVLLATGKIEFNEHGMNLNGLNGTLLGGQLTVAGGTQRDGTIQVRIGGNVTADGLRRTYPSPVMQKLAERFSGGTRYNGVITAANHQYQVFVESALTGVALDFPAPLAKTAADALPLHFVLNGGAASEAGLAHDEIRISLGSAVEARYQRERQDKQPWRLVRGGIGVNVPAPQPDSGMALHASVKSLNVDDWTGLASEIFGAAGPKTAEGAEEGPNLSQYVAVDLLAARADELTVGGRKVDNVVVGVTHGNGAWQANIDSRQANGYVTWNESPTGRGMGKVTARLSSLIIPESAAGDVKDLLEKSASASAPAIPALDIVAERFELFNRQLGRMELQAYNALITSSREWRVSRLTLENPDGVLHGTGRWVSRNGKHDSSLNFALDIVDAGKLLDRFGFADTLKGGKGKLSGDISWKGLPYSLDIPTLSGKLVMGVEKGQFLKQDPGAAKLLGVLSLQALPRLLKFDFHDVLAQGLAFDGISATAQIDRGIAKTDNLKMHGVQATVLMSGTADIANESTNLHVVVIPQVNFGTAPLVYALAVNPVIGLGSYLAQLFLSAPVMKALTYQMQVTGPWKAPVITKLDTERAEPQQAVRAQ from the coding sequence TTGACGGAAAAATCGGCAGAAGACAAGTTCGCCTCCCCGGGCCTGCCGCCCCCTGTGGACGAGCCGCCCATCGTGGCGCGCTGGCATCGCCTGCAGGCCTTCTACCGTCTGTGCAATGTGGCCAGTCACCACGTACTGGGCTTCACGCTGAAGCTGGCGCTGCTGCTGTACTTTGTCTTTGCCGTCGTCGTGCTGGTGCTGCGCTATGCGGTGCTGCCGCAGATCGACAACTACAAGCCCGACATCGAACGCCTGGCCAGCCGTGCCGTCGGCAATCCCGTCACGATCGACCGCATCTATGCCTCCTGGTCCGGGCTGCATCCCAGCCTGTTCCTGGGCGACGTCGTGCTGCGCGACCGCGACGGCCGCCAGGCGCTGCGCCTGCCCAGCGTGTCGGCCACGCTGTCGTGGTGGAGCCTGGTCACGATGGACGTGCGCTTCGATTCGATCGAACTGATCCGCCCGAATCTGGACGTGTCGCGCACGGCCGACGGCCGGCTGTTCGTGGCCGGCATCTTTGTCGACCTGAACAAGAAAGACGATGGCAAGGGCTCCGAATGGGTGCTGGGCCAGCGCGAAATCATCATCCGCGAAGGCCGGCTGGAGTGGCGGGATGCTCAGCGCGGCACGCCGCCGCTGGTGCTGCAGAACATGAACCTGATCCTGCGCAACCAGTGGCGGCGTCACCAGTTCGCCATCCACGCCGTGCCCGCCAGCGGCGCGCGCGACACGCTGGACCTGCGCGCCGACTTCTCGCATCCTGCCTTCGCCAAGCGCGTCTCCGACGTGCGGCAGTGGAAGGGCACGGTCTACGCGGCCGTCCGTGGCGACGACCTGGCCGCATGGCAGCCCTACAATCCCTATGGCGACGCTGCCCCCGCCCGGCTGCAGTCGGGCCGCGGGACCGTGCGCGCCTGGCTCGACATCGACCATGCCCACCTGTACGGCGTGACGGCGGACGTCGACCTGGACAATCTGCGCGCCGCCCTCGGCAGCGACCTGCCGGCGCTGGACGTGGCGTCCATGCGCGGCCGCGTCGCCTACAGCGAGGACAAGCCGGGCCGCGGCAAGCGCGCCGCCGCAGCCGCGCTGCCGTTCAGCGCTCGGGGCCATCGCGCCAGCATCACCGGCCTGACGGTGCGCACGCGCGACGGCGTCGTGCTGGCGCCAACGACCCTGGCGGAGCGTTACGTGCCCGCCAGCGGCCGCGCGCCGGCCAGCACCGAGGTCACGGCCCGTACGCTGGACCTGGGCATTGTGGCCGAGCTGGCGACGCGGCTGCCGCTGGCGCCTGCGCAGCGCAGCCTGCTGGCGGAACTGGCGCCACGGGGCCGCGTCAGTAACCTGGACGCCCGCTGGCTAGGCCCCGCCGCGGCGCCGCAGGCGTGGCGCGTGCGTGCCGAGCTGCACGACCTCGGCATGAATCCGCTGGCGGCCCGCGCCGCGACGCCGGCAATGGGCAAGATTCCGGCCGTGCCCGGGTTCGATCACCTGACGGGCAGCGTGGACGCGGCGCAGGACCACGGTTCCGTCCGCCTGGACGCGCCCGGCCTCGTGCTGAACATGCCGGCCTGGTTTGCCGAACCCGCCATGGCGTTCCAGCAGTTGCAGCTGAAGGCCAGCTGGAAACACGATGACCAGGGCACGAACCTGGCCGTCGACAGCTTCGACTTCGCCCAGGATGGCCTGACGGGCAACCTGAAAGGCACGCACCGGCTGGCGGGCACCGGCCCCGGCATCGCCGACTTCAAGGGCACGCTGGACGGGTTCACGCTCAACCGCATCGGCCGCTATCTGCCGATCGCCACGCCGGAACGCCTGCACCACTGGCTGACGGGCGCGCTGGAAGGGGGCACGGCAACAGAGGCCACCGTGCGCCTGCGCGGCGACCTGGCCCACTTCCCGTTTGCCGACAACACGCCGGACCGTGACAAGGGCGAGTTCCGCGTGGCCGGCAAGCTGGCCGATGCCAAGCTGAACTATGAGCCGGGCGTGTTCGCCAAGGATGGCGTCGCGCCGCTGTGGCCGCAGGCCGAGCAGATCCGCGGCACGTTCGTGTTCGACCGCGCCAGCATGGAAATCAAGGCCGATACGGCCAGGACGGGCAACGTCAACCTGACCAAGGTGCGCGCCTACATCGCCGACCTGATCCATCACGACAGCATTCTGGAGATCGACGGCTTCGGCGCCGGCGCCATGCAGGACTACCTGCGCTACGTAGCGAACAGCCCCGTGCTGGAATGGATCGGCCATTTCACGGACCAGACGACGGCAACCGGCAACGCCAGGCTGGCACTGAAGCTGCAGTTGCCGCTGGCACGGCTGCGCGAAAGCAAGGTACAGGGTTCGTTGCAGTTGCAGGGCAACGACGTCGTGCTGTGGCACGACATGCCGCCCGTGCTGCTGGCCACCGGCAAGATCGAATTCAACGAACACGGCATGAACCTGAACGGCCTGAACGGCACGCTATTGGGCGGCCAGCTGACGGTGGCGGGCGGCACCCAGCGCGACGGCACCATCCAGGTGCGCATCGGCGGCAACGTCACGGCAGACGGGCTGCGCCGCACGTATCCGTCGCCCGTCATGCAGAAGCTGGCCGAACGGTTTTCGGGCGGCACCCGCTACAACGGCGTCATCACGGCGGCCAATCACCAGTACCAGGTGTTCGTCGAGTCCGCGCTGACGGGCGTGGCGCTGGACTTCCCGGCGCCGCTGGCGAAGACCGCGGCCGACGCGCTGCCGCTGCATTTCGTGCTGAACGGCGGCGCCGCCAGCGAGGCCGGCCTGGCGCACGACGAGATCCGCATTTCGCTGGGCAGTGCGGTCGAGGCGCGCTACCAGCGCGAGCGCCAGGACAAGCAGCCTTGGCGCCTCGTGCGCGGCGGAATCGGCGTCAACGTGCCGGCGCCGCAGCCGGACAGCGGCATGGCGCTGCATGCCAGCGTCAAGTCGCTCAATGTCGACGACTGGACGGGGCTGGCCAGCGAGATCTTCGGTGCGGCCGGACCGAAGACGGCCGAAGGCGCAGAAGAGGGGCCAAATCTGTCGCAGTATGTTGCGGTGGACCTGCTGGCGGCACGTGCGGACGAGCTGACCGTGGGCGGACGCAAGGTGGACAACGTTGTTGTCGGCGTCACGCACGGTAACGGCGCGTGGCAGGCCAATATCGATTCGCGCCAGGCCAACGGTTACGTGACGTGGAACGAATCGCCCACCGGGCGCGGCATGGGCAAGGTAACGGCGCGGCTGTCCAGCCTGATCATTCCGGAATCGGCAGCGGGTGACGTCAAGGACCTGCTGGAGAAATCGGCGTCGGCCAGCGCCCCGGCCATTCCGGCGCTGGACATCGTGGCCGAGCGTTTCGAGCTGTTCAACCGCCAGCTGGGCCGCATGGAGCTGCAGGCGTACAACGCGCTGATCACATCGTCGCGCGAGTGGCGCGTGTCCAGGCTGACGCTGGAGAATCCGGACGGCGTGCTGCACGGCACCGGCCGCTGGGTCAGCCGCAACGGCAAACATGACTCGTCGCTCAACTTTGCGCTCGACATCGTGGACGCCGGCAAGCTGCTGGACCGCTTCGGTTTCGCCGACACGCTCAAGGGTGGCAAGGGCAAGCTGTCCGGCGATATCTCGTGGAAGGGCTTGCCATACTCGCTCGACATCCCCACGTTATCGGGCAAGCTGGTCATGGGCGTGGAAAAGGGCCAGTTCCTGAAACAGGATCCGGGCGCGGCCAAGCTGCTGGGCGTGTTGAGCCTGCAGGCCTTGCCGCGGCTGCTGAAGTTCGATTTCCACGACGTGCTTGCCCAGGGCCTTGCCTTCGATGGCATCAGCGCCACGGCCCAGATCGACCGCGGCATCGCAAAGACGGATAATCTGAAGATGCACGGCGTGCAGGCCACCGTGCTGATGTCGGGCACGGCCGACATCGCCAACGAGTCGACCAACCTGCACGTTGTCGTGATCCCGCAGGTGAATTTCGGGACGGCGCCGCTGGTGTATGCGCTGGCCGT